The following coding sequences lie in one Lolium perenne isolate Kyuss_39 chromosome 2, Kyuss_2.0, whole genome shotgun sequence genomic window:
- the LOC127330972 gene encoding uncharacterized protein, producing MIYEELRSYAIQDTVDEIIKKYLSNAEPFYQGINNIIYFDGWCDGLGASAVLAAIAEPARSKFDVVIHADCSVWKSRRDMQRRIAKDLKLDRSAMDLFDKQDEEDDFNGLDRGSRAEILKVAKLIFQILDGRRCLMILSNGSDSEVDLAASGIPVFDWRCKVLWTFQGRFRLDPKIRDKVKSAHVFLSVRVLRSLLPLVHQEAAQINHDANSTVIADCWFYMSLLQYKYDNSIDYYQDTHASNYWVCDGIVSGDNAWEIGGQLQEAMRLNYIQNEYLEFIRRTINRQQKKSRWVSITSKNAKVQNIQCVPKETTSYFLALEKSDHPAILPKHLFGQSSKLRVLSISWCTFNFASPPFICCNNLRFVYIDSCKDEDLEIIGEGHDTEWTFLKSLWVLDIRHTRWDWILSPTKMVLMIELRELNLTNTGAIRSGWCMDKLDMTWLCDLRRLRVINSSTFLTTLVEESFMGMHKLELLDLSGNSAMQVLPNLSAAIGLKVLILDGCDGLQHVKPDVMSTSLESFSFDGYGKASRWKNSMQIPEKEVRPSSRYNQELPKVSKISLEGCARLKNVFLRGLPNLVELNLSETAIETLDLKNLKVENLVCLFLIGCENLRRVCWLDAEDPPLRSLCVDTRGKPTRSKLDGDCQRSHSYFEEDYTDVSFYTDYVFYSDYTHVVATDIRFFRGFHVFGSNFRLYISSTLSIRQLLEIEETENDGSDNELYLIPVVGSSSFPYSDVFEEVSEEGDSEDISKQISNQLLPSKRHIEFSKGGCNWELKNGLEIIISLMNSAQSLHVHDSCSITAANLELQQAKQFKHLRWCRIERCPKIHTAFVAETYHMSPSFFKSLEILWVSHLLAARSIWSRSLSIREKPVVPFSQSKNKIDRYKNAFSKLQHIHLHACPRLTFVLPWSFPTLDSLETMHITYCGELRQIFPNGDERYWQQLATNIEFPNLRTIHLQELPMLQHICEINMTAPMLETIKLRGCWSLRRLPAIHAGRPQYKPMAVVDCEKDWWDMLHWDGLEASRRLFSPLHSRYYKKTIPRGSLLR from the exons ATGATTTATGAG GAGTTGAGGAGTTACGCCATTCAAGATACTGTGGATGAGATAATTAAAAAATATCTGAGCAATGCCGAACCTTTCTATCAGGGTATAAATAATATTATATACTTTGATGGTTGGTGTGATGGACTCGGTGCGTCTGCCGTTCTAGCTGCCATAGCAGAACCAGCCAGGTCGAAGTTTGACGTAGTTATCCACGCGGATTGCTCAGTGTGGAAAAGCAGGAGAGACATGCAGAGAAGGATTGCAAAGGATCTGAAGCTCGACAGATCTGCAATGGATTTGTTTGATAAGCAAGACGAGGAAGATGATTTCAATGGGTTAGATAGAGGATCTAGAGCTGAGATACTCAAGGTTGCTAagctcatcttccaaattttagatggccgCAGGTGTTTGATGATTTTAAGCAATGGGAGTGACAGTGAGGTTGATTTGGCTGCATCTGGCATTCCTGTGTTTGACTGGAGGTGCAAAGTGTTGTGGACATTTCAGGGGAGGTTTCGACTCGATCCTAAAATCAGAGACAAAGTGAAAAGTGCTCATGTTTTCCTTTCCGTACGAGTTCTAAGAAGCCTGCTACCTTTAGTGCATCAAGAGGCTGCCCAAATTAACCATGATGCCAACTCAACTGTAATTGCAGATTGTTGGTTCTACATGTCGCTCCTGCAATATAAATATGACAACTCCATTGACTATTATCAGGACACCCATGCTTCTAACTATTGGGTGTGTGATGGGATCGTATCTGGAGATAATGCGTGGGAGATTGGTGGCCAACTACAGGAAGCAATGCGACTGAACTATATTCAAAATGAGTATCTCGAGTTTATTCGCCGGACTATTAATCgacaacaaaagaagagccgatgggTTTCAATCACATCAAAGAATGCCAAGGTACAAAATATCCAATGTGTGCCCAAGGAGACAACGTCATACTTCTTGGCACTAGAAAAATCTGATCATCCAGCAATATTGCCTAAACACTTGTTTGGGCAATCTAGCAAACTTCGTGTGTTGAGTATCTCTTGGTGCACCTTCAATTTTGCATCCCCGCCTTTTATCTGCTGCAACAATCTAAGATTTGTTTACATAGACAGTTGCAAAGATGAAGATTTAGAGATAATTGGTGAAGGACATGATACAGAATGGACATTTCTTAAAAGCCTATGGGTATTGGACATACGTCATACACGCTGGGACTGGATCCTGTCCCCAACAAAGATGGTGCTGATGATTGAACTTCGGGAGCTAAATCTGACGAATACAGGAGCTATTAGGTCTGGTTGGTGCATGGATAAGCTTGACATGACATGGTTGTGTGATCTTCGGAGACTCCGAGTGATCAATTCTTCTACTTTCTTGACAACACTTGTAGAGGAATCATTCATGGGCATGCATAAGCTCGAGCTTCTTGACTTATCTGGAAATAGTGCCATGCAAGTTTTGCCAAACTTGTCAGCCGCAATTGGACTGAAGGTGCTTATTCTTGATGGTTGTGATGGGTTGCAACATGTTAAGCCTGATGTCATGTCCACATCATTGGAGTCATTCAGTTTTGATGGATATGGAAAAGCATCCAGGTGGAAGAATTCAATGCAGATACCCGAAAAGGAAGTTCGGCCTTCTTCTCGTTATAATCAAGAGCTTCCAAAAGTATCAAAGATCTCGCTAGAAGGTTGTGCACGACTGAAGAATGTATTCCTTCGGGGATTGCCAAACCTAGTGGAGTTGAACCTTTCTGAGACAGCAATCGAAACACTCGACCTCAAAAATTTGAAGGTGGAGAACTTGGTGTGCCTCTTTCTGATAGGCTGTGAGAACCTGCGGAGAGTGTGCTGGCTTGATGCAGAGGACCCGCCATTGAGGTCGCTATGTGTGGACACCAGAGGGAAGCCTACAAGATCGAAACTAGATGGTGACTGTCAACGATCTCATTCATACTTCGAGGAAGACTACACAGATGTCTCGTTTTACACCGACTACGTGTTTTACAGCGACTACACACATGTCGTGGCTACAGATATAAGGTTTTTTCGAGGCTTCCATGTGTTTGGTAGTAATTTCCGCTTGTATATCTCATCAACTCTCAGTATTAGACAACTTCTAGAGATCGAGGAAACAGAAAATGACGGCTCTGATAATGAATTGTATCTTATCCCAGTAGTAGGATCATCATCATTCCCCTACTCAGATGTGTTTGAGGAGGTTTCCGAAGAGGGTGATAGTGAAGACATCTCGAAGCAAATTTCCAATCAGCTTCTCCCTTCAAAGCGTCACATTGAATTTTCCAAAGGAGGCTGCAATTGGGAATTGAAAAATGGTCTTGAAATTATAATTTCCTTGATGAATAGTGCCCAGTCCCTACACGTGCATGACAGTTGCTCCATCACTGCTGCTAACCTTGAACTCCAACAAGCTAAACAATTCAAACATCTCAGGTGGTGTCGTATTGAGAGGTGTCCCAAGATACACACTGCCTTTGTTGCTGAGACGTACCACATGTCACCAAGCTTCTTCAAGAGCCTAGAGATATTATGGGTGTCCCACCTCCTAGCAGCCCGCAGCATTTGGAGCAGAAGTCTTAGTATTAGAGAAAAACCTGTTGTCCCCTTTTCacaatcaaaaaataaaatagaCAGATATAAGAATGCCTTTTCAAAGCTGCAACATATACATTTGCACGCCTGCCCCAGGCTCACTTTTGTACTTCCCTGGTCATTTCCTACCTTGGATAGCTTGGAAACTATGCACATCACATACTGTGGTGAGCTCAGGCAAATCTTCCCGAATGGAGATGAAAGATACTGGCAACAACTTGCTACCAACATAGAATTTCCGAACCTTAGGACTATCCATCTTCAGGAGCTCCCCATGCTGCAGCACATCTGCGAAATCAACATGACCGCGCCGATGCTCGAGACCATCAAGCTCAGAGGCTGCTGGAGTCTGAGGCGGCTACCAGCCATCCATGCTGGCCGTCCACAATACAAGCCGATGGCGGTGGTGGACTGCGAGAAAGACTGGTGGGACATGCTCCACTGGGATGGGTTGGAGGCAAGCCGCCGCCTCTTCAGTCCGCTTCATTCACGGTACTACAAGAAGACCATACCGAGAGGATCACTTCTCAG